One Epinephelus lanceolatus isolate andai-2023 chromosome 17, ASM4190304v1, whole genome shotgun sequence genomic window carries:
- the LOC117247810 gene encoding uncharacterized protein LOC117247810 has translation MEKGAQQQPPQQLSKSAESPADDISKLNDEELLKWGKEELVRRLRRAEAGKRSAIVEHGNLMREVNRRLQQHLNEIRSLKDVNQKLQEDNQELRDLCCFLDDDRQKGKRVSREWQRLGRYSAGLMRKEVAIYLQKLKELEQRQVEVIRENMELKEVCLMLEEERAVAVAGGGGGGGVGSHGVPGRRSSIDSQSSLSQLAGGVPAPGLLRDVGDGSSTSSAGSTDSPDNPHLKPPSLGSNHSPGSRCVSAEHPHKPGDVCESTGRRHSSTPEYHTFPQACRPRGGSLTNLDPRGLRGHSPDKHSKSPTRQPCDSHPKPCSSDLLAQKQLLMSGQASAGCGKGTAKSSPELSQRHRPVNMAGAGCGSPEAKPTAIGTPEHLRKGRVIVGSPESIRHHHHYQHSSGMEHDKGRYSSGSPGRDGGQRRMAGEEMSPHHQSLYNALISAGCCTNSCRSVKLWDSFDAS, from the exons ATGGAGAAGGGCGCTCAGCAGCAGCCGCCGCAGCAGCTGTCCAAAAGCGCAGAGAGTCCGGCGGACGACATCTCCAAATTAAACGACGAGGAGCTGCTGAAGTGGGGCAAGGAGGAGCTGGTGCGGCGGCTGCGGAGGGCAGAGGCGGGGAAGAGGAGCGCCATCGTGGAGCACGGCAATCTGATGCGGGAGGTGAACCGGAGACTCCAGCAGCACCTCAACGAAATACGGAGTTTAAAG GACGTGAACCAGAAACTGCAGGAGGACAACCAGGAGCTGCGGGACCTGTGCTGCTTCTTGGATGACGACCGGCAGAAGGGGAAGCGGGTGTCGCGGGAGTGGCAGCGCTTGGGCCGCTACAGTGCAGGCCTGATGAGAAAGGAGGTGGCCATCTACCTGCAGAAGCTGAAGGAACTGGAGCAGCGGCAGGTGGAGGTCATCCGGGAGAACATGGAGCTCAAGGAGGTGTGCCTcatgctggaggaggagagggctgtggctgtggctggagggggaggaggtggaggtgtggGCAGTCATGGGGTTCCTGGCCGTAGGAGCTCTATAGACAGTCAGAGCAGCTTGTCTCAGCTTGCTGGAGGTGTCCCAGCACCTGGACTACTGCGGGACGTTGGCGACGGGAGCAGCACCTCCAGTGCGGGGAGTACAGATAGCCCAGATAACCCACACCTCAAACCCCCTTCCCTGGGCTCCAACCACAGCCCTGGATCAAGATGTGTCTCTGCAGAGCACCCCCACAAACCAGGAGATGTGTGTGAATCCACAGGCAGGAGGCACAGCTCCACCCCAGAGTACCACACTTTCCCCCAGGCCTGTCGCCCTCGTGGGGGGTCCCTCACCAACCTGGACCCCCGTGGTCTTCGGGGACACAGCCCAGACAAACACAGCAAGTCTCCCACCAGGCAACCATGTGACTCCCACCCCAAACCCTGCAGCTCTGACCTACTAGCCCAGAAACAGCTATTGATGTCAGGGCAGGCATCAGCAGGCTGTGGGAAGGGAACAGCCAAGTCCAGCCCAGAGCTGAGTCAGAGACACCGGCCGGTTAACATGGCAGGGGCAGGCTGTGGGAGTCCTGAGGCCAAGCCGACAGCGATAGGGACGCCTGAGCACCTGAGAAAGGGGCGGGTGATTGTGGGTAGTCCAGAGTCTATACGGCACCACCATCACTATCAGCACAGCTCTGGGATGGAGCACGACAAGGGGAGGTATAGCAGTGGCTCCCCTGGCAGGGACGGGGGTCAGAGGAGGATGGCAGGAGAGGAGATGTCCCCCCACCACCAGAGTCTGTACAACG